In Haemophilus parainfluenzae, one genomic interval encodes:
- the prmA gene encoding 50S ribosomal protein L11 methyltransferase: MAWIQIRLNSTNEKAEKISDFLEEIGSVSVTFMDSQDTPIFEPLPGETRLWGNTDVIALFDAETDMNEIVSLLKQANHLDENTAYKIEQIEDKDWEREWMDNFHPMQFGKRLWICPSWREVPDQNAVNVMLDPGLAFGTGTHPTTALCLEWLDGLDLTGKTVIDFGCGSGILAIAALKLGAKNAIGIDIDPQAILASRNNAEQNGVVDRLQLFLSDDKPADLKADVVVANILAGPLKELYPIISQLVKEGGDLGLSGILETQAQSVCDAYAQSFNLDPVAVKEEWCRITGKLKLA, encoded by the coding sequence ATGGCGTGGATTCAAATTCGCTTAAATAGTACAAATGAAAAAGCTGAGAAAATTAGCGATTTTTTAGAAGAAATTGGCTCAGTTTCGGTCACATTTATGGATAGCCAAGATACACCGATTTTTGAACCACTTCCAGGCGAAACACGTTTGTGGGGAAATACGGATGTGATTGCATTATTTGATGCAGAAACCGATATGAATGAAATTGTGAGTTTGCTTAAACAAGCAAATCATTTAGATGAAAACACCGCTTACAAAATTGAGCAAATCGAGGATAAAGATTGGGAACGTGAATGGATGGATAACTTCCACCCAATGCAATTTGGCAAACGTTTATGGATTTGTCCAAGCTGGCGTGAAGTGCCGGATCAAAATGCAGTTAATGTGATGCTTGATCCTGGTTTAGCTTTTGGGACAGGTACTCACCCGACAACCGCACTTTGCTTAGAGTGGTTAGATGGTTTGGATTTAACAGGCAAAACAGTGATCGATTTTGGCTGTGGCTCCGGAATTCTTGCCATTGCTGCTCTTAAATTAGGGGCAAAAAATGCAATCGGTATTGATATCGATCCACAAGCAATTCTCGCCAGTCGAAATAATGCAGAACAAAATGGGGTGGTGGATCGTCTTCAACTTTTCTTATCCGATGATAAACCTGCAGATTTAAAAGCAGATGTTGTTGTGGCGAATATTCTTGCGGGTCCATTAAAAGAACTTTACCCGATTATTTCTCAATTAGTGAAAGAGGGGGGCGATCTTGGATTATCGGGTATTTTAGAAACTCAAGCACAATCGGTATGCGATGCGTATGCGCAATCGTTTAATTTAGATCCCGTAGCGGTGAAAGAGGAATGGTGCCGTATTACAGGTAAATTAAAATTGGCTTAA
- the bcp gene encoding thioredoxin-dependent thiol peroxidase, producing the protein MKTLQAGDLAPQFTLLNQDNQPVSLNDFKGKKVLVYFYPKALTPGCTTQACGLRDAKSELEKLGVVILGISTDSPKKLAQFVEKKSLNFTLLSDEDHQVAEQFGVWGEKKFMGRVYDGIHRITFLIDEQGKIQHVFDKFKTGEHHQVVLDYLQSR; encoded by the coding sequence ATGAAAACATTACAGGCTGGTGACTTAGCTCCCCAATTCACACTTTTAAATCAAGACAATCAACCGGTTTCACTTAATGACTTCAAAGGTAAAAAAGTACTCGTGTATTTTTATCCGAAAGCCTTAACGCCAGGCTGTACAACTCAAGCTTGCGGTTTGCGTGATGCTAAAAGTGAGTTAGAAAAATTAGGCGTAGTCATTTTAGGTATCAGTACAGATTCGCCAAAAAAATTGGCTCAATTTGTTGAGAAAAAGTCGCTCAATTTCACCTTGCTTTCTGATGAAGATCACCAGGTTGCTGAGCAATTTGGCGTATGGGGAGAAAAGAAATTCATGGGCCGTGTTTATGATGGTATTCACCGTATTACCTTTCTCATTGATGAGCAAGGCAAAATTCAGCACGTTTTTGATAAATTCAAAACGGGCGAACATCATCAAGTTGTCTTAGATTACCTACAATCCCGTTAA
- the exbD gene encoding TonB system transport protein ExbD translates to MKKFDEINIIPFIDIMLVLLAIVLVTASFISQGKIKVNVPKASSTVAFKSDELTKLLTVTADKQLYFNDKPISQEALEKEIMGWNKDQKVTLKIDADASFQDFVTITDMLSKNEIKNVAIVSMKDKGAPSKTTQGNESKNTPEVGGVASGGVGVGLSQ, encoded by the coding sequence GTGAAAAAATTTGATGAAATCAACATTATTCCTTTCATCGACATTATGTTGGTGTTATTAGCGATAGTGTTGGTCACCGCATCCTTTATTTCCCAAGGGAAAATTAAGGTAAATGTTCCAAAAGCCAGCTCTACGGTCGCATTCAAATCAGATGAATTAACAAAATTATTAACCGTTACGGCTGATAAACAACTTTATTTTAATGATAAGCCCATTTCACAAGAAGCGCTTGAAAAAGAAATTATGGGTTGGAATAAAGACCAAAAAGTAACGTTAAAAATTGATGCTGACGCCTCTTTCCAAGATTTCGTGACCATTACCGATATGTTATCGAAAAATGAAATCAAAAATGTCGCCATTGTTTCCATGAAAGATAAAGGCGCCCCAAGCAAAACGACTCAAGGAAATGAGTCAAAAAATACGCCTGAAGTAGGTGGAGTTGCAAGCGGAGGCGTTGGAGTAGGACTTAGTCAATGA
- the panF gene encoding sodium/pantothenate symporter — MNLGIILPLAIYLVFIFGAALFAYVKRSKGDFLTEYYVGNRSMTGFVLAMTTASTYASASSFVGGPGAAYKYGLGWVLLAMIQVPAVWLALGALGKKFALLSRETNALTINDLFFYRYKNKYLVWISSLALLLAFFAAMVVQFIGGARLLETTIGIPYTHALLIFALTVGIYTFIGGFRAVVLTDTIQGTVMIFGTIVLLVGVIYHLGGVESAVNKLTEIDPSLVSPYGPNEMLDFQFMASFWILVCFGVVGLPHTAVRCMAFKDSKALHRGMLIGTIVLSVIMLGMHLAGALGRAVVPDLTVSDKVIPTLMLEVLPPIVAGIFLAAPMSAIMSTVDAQLIQSSSIFVKDLYLASKPEAAKNEKRISRISSVITLILSALLILAALNPPDMIIWLNLFAFGGLEAAFLWVIVLGIYWDKANAAGAISSMVVGLSSYVLLTQFGIKLFGFNAIVPALVFGLIAFILGNQFGTKKQ, encoded by the coding sequence ATGAATTTAGGTATTATTCTCCCATTAGCTATCTATTTAGTCTTCATCTTTGGCGCAGCATTATTTGCTTATGTAAAACGCAGTAAAGGTGATTTCCTTACGGAATATTATGTAGGAAATCGCTCCATGACGGGCTTTGTCCTTGCGATGACAACGGCTTCCACTTATGCCAGCGCCAGTTCTTTTGTTGGTGGACCAGGGGCTGCCTATAAATATGGGCTAGGTTGGGTATTACTCGCCATGATCCAAGTGCCGGCAGTGTGGTTAGCATTAGGTGCATTGGGCAAAAAGTTTGCATTACTTTCTCGCGAGACTAATGCGCTTACTATCAATGATTTATTTTTCTATCGTTATAAAAATAAATATCTCGTTTGGATTTCCAGTCTAGCATTGTTGCTTGCCTTCTTTGCCGCTATGGTTGTGCAATTTATTGGTGGCGCAAGATTGCTCGAAACCACGATAGGGATTCCTTACACTCATGCCTTGCTTATTTTTGCCTTAACGGTTGGCATTTATACTTTTATTGGTGGTTTCCGAGCCGTCGTGTTAACCGATACGATTCAAGGTACGGTAATGATTTTTGGCACAATCGTACTATTAGTGGGCGTGATTTACCATCTCGGTGGCGTAGAAAGTGCGGTCAATAAATTAACTGAAATTGATCCGAGTTTAGTGAGCCCTTACGGCCCGAATGAGATGCTTGATTTTCAATTTATGGCATCATTTTGGATCTTAGTCTGTTTCGGTGTGGTAGGTTTACCACATACAGCCGTGCGTTGCATGGCTTTCAAAGACAGTAAAGCCTTACATCGAGGCATGCTCATTGGTACGATTGTCCTTTCAGTCATTATGTTAGGGATGCATTTGGCGGGCGCTTTAGGACGTGCCGTTGTGCCAGATTTAACAGTATCAGATAAAGTCATTCCAACCTTAATGTTGGAAGTACTTCCACCTATTGTTGCTGGAATTTTCTTAGCCGCGCCAATGTCGGCGATTATGTCCACAGTTGATGCACAACTCATTCAATCCTCCTCAATTTTTGTGAAAGATTTATATCTTGCAAGCAAACCTGAAGCAGCGAAGAATGAAAAACGAATTAGCCGTATTTCATCAGTCATTACACTAATTTTATCGGCGTTGTTAATTCTCGCGGCACTGAATCCACCTGATATGATTATTTGGTTGAATCTATTTGCTTTCGGTGGATTAGAAGCAGCATTCCTTTGGGTGATTGTATTAGGCATTTATTGGGATAAAGCAAATGCAGCAGGTGCAATAAGCTCAATGGTGGTGGGATTAAGCAGTTATGTGTTGTTGACTCAATTTGGTATCAAACTATTTGGTTTTAATGCGATTGTACCTGCACTTGTATTTGGCTTGATTGCTTTCATCTTGGGTAACCAATTCGGCACAAAAAAACAGTAA
- the exbB gene encoding TonB-system energizer ExbB: MLQLFEFLEQYSDYVIIGILLLMSVIMLTAVIERFLFLKSVNVAKYSNIHALEIDLNRNMTVISTVGANAPYVGLLGTVIGILLTFYQIGHGDGEVDAGAIMMHLSLALKATAIGILVAIPSMMFYSGLGRKVEVNRLKWKVLNAQKDKE, encoded by the coding sequence ATGCTACAACTTTTTGAGTTTTTAGAACAATATAGCGATTACGTAATTATCGGAATTCTACTTCTGATGAGTGTGATCATGCTCACCGCCGTAATTGAGCGTTTTCTCTTTTTAAAGAGTGTGAACGTAGCGAAATATTCCAATATTCACGCACTTGAAATTGATTTAAATCGTAATATGACCGTAATCTCCACTGTTGGTGCCAATGCGCCCTATGTTGGCTTACTCGGTACAGTAATTGGGATTTTATTAACTTTCTACCAAATTGGTCATGGCGATGGCGAAGTCGATGCTGGAGCCATTATGATGCACCTCTCTCTTGCATTAAAAGCAACTGCAATAGGTATTTTAGTCGCAATTCCTTCCATGATGTTCTATAGCGGTTTAGGTCGTAAAGTAGAAGTAAATCGCTTGAAATGGAAAGTATTAAACGCTCAAAAAGATAAGGAATAA
- a CDS encoding DMT family transporter encodes MVYQILALFIWSSAFVAAKYTFTMMDTILMIQARLLMAAIIVMPLFFRRWKGVSKPMRKQLWWLGFFNYTATFLLQFIGLKYTSAASATTMIGLEPLCVIFVGHFFFQDRAKWYHWVCGAFAFLGVAILILGGQGNEGSSEISLLGCSLVVAASIVFACCLRWTKKVVATVSAQAYTSISIVLASITMLPFTLLLTENWDIHFNWLGFFGLIYLGVACSWFAFWLWNKGLNSVDAKISGILTALEPIFGVFLAVLLLNEEVSLVSALGIIIIVVSALGVSLLPRWLHKEIN; translated from the coding sequence ATGGTTTATCAAATTCTAGCATTGTTTATTTGGAGTAGTGCCTTTGTTGCCGCTAAATACACCTTTACAATGATGGACACCATTTTGATGATCCAAGCCCGTTTATTAATGGCGGCGATTATTGTGATGCCACTCTTTTTTCGTCGTTGGAAAGGCGTGTCTAAACCGATGCGAAAACAGCTTTGGTGGCTAGGTTTTTTCAATTATACCGCGACCTTTTTGCTGCAATTTATAGGTTTAAAATATACAAGCGCGGCGAGCGCAACGACCATGATTGGATTAGAGCCATTATGTGTGATTTTTGTAGGACATTTTTTCTTTCAAGATCGTGCCAAATGGTATCATTGGGTGTGTGGGGCTTTTGCCTTTTTAGGCGTAGCCATTTTAATTTTAGGTGGGCAAGGAAATGAAGGCTCAAGTGAAATTAGTTTATTGGGTTGCTCCTTAGTAGTGGCGGCAAGTATTGTGTTTGCTTGTTGTTTGCGTTGGACGAAAAAAGTGGTGGCAACGGTTTCAGCACAAGCCTATACATCCATTTCGATTGTGTTAGCAAGCATCACCATGCTGCCATTTACTTTATTGCTGACGGAAAACTGGGATATCCATTTTAACTGGCTTGGTTTCTTCGGTTTGATTTATCTCGGTGTAGCATGTAGTTGGTTTGCCTTTTGGTTGTGGAATAAAGGCTTAAATTCGGTGGATGCAAAAATCTCGGGAATTTTGACCGCACTTGAGCCGATTTTTGGTGTCTTTTTGGCAGTATTATTACTCAACGAAGAGGTTTCACTTGTTTCAGCGCTTGGAATTATCATTATTGTGGTTTCAGCCCTAGGCGTAAGTTTATTACCCAGATGGTTACATAAAGAAATTAATTAA
- the dusB gene encoding tRNA dihydrouridine synthase DusB codes for MRIGSYELKNRILLAPMAGITDQPFRRLCAHYGAGLTFSEMMSTNPQVWHTEKSKLRLAHSEELGLNAVQIAGSDPLEMAQAAAINVAYGAEIIDINMGCPAKKVNRKLAGSALLQFPDLVEKILKEVVNAVDVPVTLKIRTGWDKANRNCVQIGKIAEQSGIQALTIHGRTKECLFEGEAEYDNIRAVKQSISIPVIANGDIDSASKAKKVLEYTGADAIMIGRAALGNPWLFQAVEALVEHDSIIQTPSLREKCGHILRHIQELHQFYGEQKGYRIARKHVAWYLQGIQPDSVFRQTFNAINEPKEQLIVLEDFLNSILDKEKC; via the coding sequence ATGCGAATTGGTTCTTATGAATTAAAAAATCGTATTTTATTGGCACCCATGGCAGGTATCACGGATCAACCTTTTCGACGTTTATGTGCTCATTACGGCGCGGGATTAACGTTTTCAGAGATGATGTCCACTAATCCACAAGTTTGGCATACAGAGAAATCGAAACTTCGTTTAGCACATAGTGAAGAGCTAGGATTAAATGCGGTGCAAATCGCAGGTTCTGATCCTTTAGAAATGGCCCAAGCTGCAGCAATTAATGTAGCCTATGGCGCTGAAATTATCGACATCAATATGGGCTGTCCCGCAAAGAAAGTGAATCGAAAGCTGGCGGGCTCTGCACTTCTTCAATTTCCCGATTTAGTGGAGAAAATTTTAAAAGAAGTCGTGAATGCCGTTGATGTGCCTGTGACGTTAAAAATTCGCACAGGTTGGGATAAAGCAAATCGAAACTGTGTGCAAATCGGCAAAATTGCAGAACAATCTGGTATTCAGGCTTTAACCATTCACGGGCGGACGAAAGAATGCTTATTTGAAGGGGAAGCGGAATACGACAATATTCGAGCAGTGAAACAATCAATTTCAATTCCAGTCATTGCGAATGGTGATATTGATTCTGCCTCGAAAGCGAAAAAGGTACTTGAGTATACAGGTGCCGATGCAATAATGATCGGTCGTGCCGCACTAGGCAATCCATGGCTTTTCCAAGCCGTCGAGGCCTTAGTGGAACATGATTCGATAATTCAAACTCCAAGTTTGCGTGAAAAGTGCGGTCATATTTTGCGTCATATTCAAGAACTCCATCAGTTCTATGGCGAGCAAAAAGGCTATCGAATAGCCCGCAAACACGTGGCTTGGTATTTACAGGGAATTCAACCCGATTCCGTTTTTAGACAGACTTTTAACGCAATTAATGAACCGAAAGAGCAGTTAATTGTGCTGGAAGATTTTTTAAATTCAATTTTGGATAAAGAAAAATGTTAG
- the fis gene encoding DNA-binding transcriptional regulator Fis codes for MLEQQRSPSEALTVSVLNSQSQVTNKPLRDSVKQALRNYLSQLDGQDVNDLYELVLAEVEHPMLDMIMQYTRGNQTRAANMLGINRGTLRKKLKKYGMG; via the coding sequence ATGTTAGAACAACAACGTAGTCCGTCTGAAGCGTTAACCGTTTCAGTTTTAAACTCTCAATCACAAGTAACAAACAAACCATTACGTGATTCTGTAAAACAAGCTTTACGCAATTACCTATCACAATTAGATGGTCAAGATGTGAATGATCTTTACGAATTAGTATTAGCGGAAGTTGAACACCCGATGTTAGATATGATTATGCAATACACCCGCGGTAACCAAACCCGCGCAGCTAATATGCTCGGTATCAACCGTGGTACATTGCGTAAGAAATTGAAAAAATACGGTATGGGCTAA
- a CDS encoding energy transducer TonB family protein yields the protein MNSQQTKRSLLGLLISLLVHGSILGALFWNWHTPHEAASNAPGEISTTISMEMIQGMRMEEPAPEPEPEPQQAEPEPEKQEVVSDPTKKPEPEKKKEPEKKPEKPIEKPKPKPKEKPKEKPKNEVKAEKAVEMPKNLPIGDKNINSTATANSKATTTGQPGTNGIQGGSGANTDEHNAYRAAIRREIERHKRYPARAKMMRKQGIVNVSFSVGADGSLSGERVAKSSGDESLDNAALEAVRSARPVGPKPAGFASSVSVPISFTIQ from the coding sequence ATGAACAGCCAACAAACCAAACGATCATTATTAGGTTTGCTTATTTCTTTATTGGTTCATGGTAGCATCCTTGGAGCGTTATTTTGGAACTGGCATACGCCACATGAAGCGGCGAGTAATGCTCCAGGTGAAATATCCACGACAATATCAATGGAAATGATTCAAGGGATGAGAATGGAGGAACCCGCTCCTGAGCCGGAACCCGAACCTCAACAGGCAGAGCCGGAACCTGAAAAACAGGAAGTTGTCTCAGATCCAACGAAGAAACCAGAGCCTGAGAAGAAAAAAGAACCTGAGAAAAAGCCAGAAAAACCAATAGAAAAACCGAAACCAAAACCGAAAGAGAAGCCAAAAGAAAAACCTAAAAATGAGGTAAAAGCAGAGAAAGCGGTGGAAATGCCGAAGAATTTACCGATTGGCGATAAGAATATTAATTCAACGGCTACGGCAAATTCTAAAGCGACAACTACGGGTCAACCTGGCACAAATGGTATTCAAGGTGGTTCCGGTGCCAATACTGATGAACATAATGCCTATCGTGCGGCTATTCGACGTGAAATTGAACGGCATAAACGCTATCCTGCACGCGCAAAAATGATGCGTAAACAAGGTATTGTTAACGTCAGTTTTAGTGTTGGAGCAGATGGTTCCCTGTCTGGAGAGCGTGTTGCTAAATCTTCTGGTGATGAAAGCTTAGATAATGCAGCACTTGAAGCTGTGAGAAGTGCGAGACCTGTTGGTCCAAAACCTGCGGGATTTGCATCTTCAGTAAGCGTACCAATTAGTTTCACCATTCAATAA